The following are from one region of the Marinomonas sp. CT5 genome:
- the cofH gene encoding 5-amino-6-(D-ribitylamino)uracil--L-tyrosine 4-hydroxyphenyl transferase CofH, with amino-acid sequence MNLFPLTANNAQVSESIRTILAKSLLGEELSVEDACVLFATQGAEAQAVLDTADKVREKRVGNVGTFVITRNINFTNVCYMGCRFCNFAKEKSDKEAEFLTVEQVADRAEEAWNRGATEVCIQGGLHPDIGADYYRNLIMAVKKRVPEIHIHAFSPFEIWYGCKKGRLEPEAFLSELKDLGLGSMPGTAAEILDTEVRKQLTKNKLTTEEWVRIIKAAHSVGVPTTSTIMYGHVDQPIHWANHLKLLRDIQKETGGFTEFVPLGFIHYETRLYNDNPDKVRPGPTQAEHFKMHAIARLMLQGHIDNIQASWVKMGPDVAAKMLRSGANDLGGTLMNESISRAAGATHGQEVFPEDMVANIQAAGLQAVQRSTKYDLVRAYSEAEHKVSTPLLNRIAIQGVA; translated from the coding sequence GAGCGAATCGATTCGAACCATTTTGGCTAAGTCCTTATTGGGAGAAGAGCTGAGTGTCGAAGACGCTTGTGTGCTATTTGCCACACAAGGCGCCGAAGCCCAAGCTGTGTTAGACACCGCCGATAAAGTACGCGAAAAGCGTGTTGGCAATGTTGGCACTTTTGTGATTACACGTAATATCAACTTTACCAATGTGTGTTACATGGGCTGTCGATTTTGTAACTTCGCCAAAGAGAAAAGTGATAAAGAAGCGGAGTTTTTAACCGTCGAGCAAGTCGCTGATCGAGCAGAGGAAGCTTGGAATCGTGGTGCAACAGAGGTTTGTATTCAAGGTGGATTGCATCCTGACATAGGTGCGGATTATTACCGAAACCTCATCATGGCTGTAAAAAAACGTGTGCCCGAGATTCATATCCACGCGTTCTCTCCTTTTGAAATTTGGTATGGCTGCAAAAAAGGTCGTCTTGAACCTGAAGCTTTTTTGAGTGAGTTAAAAGACCTAGGTTTAGGTTCAATGCCGGGCACCGCAGCCGAGATTTTAGACACCGAAGTTCGCAAACAACTGACTAAAAATAAGCTCACCACAGAAGAGTGGGTGCGCATTATCAAAGCGGCCCACTCGGTTGGAGTACCGACAACCTCTACCATTATGTACGGTCATGTGGATCAGCCTATTCATTGGGCAAATCACCTTAAATTATTGCGCGATATTCAAAAAGAAACCGGTGGGTTTACTGAATTTGTCCCGTTAGGTTTTATCCACTATGAGACTCGTTTGTATAACGACAATCCTGATAAGGTTCGACCCGGCCCGACCCAAGCTGAACATTTTAAAATGCACGCCATTGCTCGTCTGATGCTGCAAGGTCATATCGATAACATTCAGGCTTCATGGGTGAAAATGGGACCGGATGTAGCCGCTAAAATGTTGCGCTCAGGAGCCAACGATTTGGGGGGCACTTTGATGAATGAAAGCATTTCCCGTGCGGCAGGAGCGACTCACGGTCAGGAGGTTTTTCCAGAAGACATGGTCGCCAACATTCAAGCGGCGGGCTTGCAAGCGGTGCAGCGTAGTACCAAATATGACCTAGTCAGAGCCTATTCCGAAGCAGAACATAAGGTCAGCACGCCTTTATTGAATCGCATAGCGATTCAAGGAGTAGCGTAA
- a CDS encoding DJ-1 family glyoxalase III has translation MSKVLVTVANGSEDIEAITIIDVLRRGGLDVTVASVHDAKQVEFAHGSKFEADALLVDVADQQFEAIVLPGGMPGAEHLRDCELLVDMLEKHDIQDALLAAICASPAVVFGTHGFVVDKQATCYPGFEDGLTGAEFIANEPVVMDGNILTSKGPATAMVFALTVLGNLKGYEAAQNVADGLLC, from the coding sequence ATGAGCAAGGTATTAGTGACTGTTGCTAATGGTAGTGAAGACATTGAAGCGATTACTATTATTGATGTGTTACGACGTGGCGGTTTGGATGTCACTGTAGCGAGTGTGCATGATGCTAAACAAGTTGAGTTTGCCCATGGCTCTAAATTTGAAGCCGATGCCTTGTTGGTTGATGTGGCGGATCAACAATTTGAAGCCATTGTACTTCCTGGTGGTATGCCAGGTGCGGAACATTTGCGTGATTGTGAATTGTTGGTTGATATGCTGGAGAAGCATGATATCCAAGATGCGTTATTAGCGGCTATTTGTGCGTCTCCCGCGGTGGTGTTTGGTACCCATGGTTTTGTGGTAGACAAGCAAGCAACTTGTTATCCAGGCTTTGAAGATGGTTTGACGGGAGCGGAGTTTATCGCCAATGAGCCTGTGGTAATGGATGGCAATATTTTAACCAGTAAAGGCCCAGCTACGGCCATGGTGTTTGCTTTGACCGTTTTAGGAAATTTAAAAGGCTATGAGGCCGCGCAGAATGTGGCAGATGGTTTGTTGTGTTGA
- the npdG gene encoding NADPH-dependent F420 reductase: MNNSTNKVAIIGGTGPQGKGLALRLAQAGVSVVLGSRDPVKAEDTAKELVALLADKNCQADISGLSMEDAAKAASELVILSVPYSGHDTTLKALTPLLTGKVLVDIVVPLAPGNPKAVVMPEAGSVTESAQLLLGEEIPVVGALHNVSAVTLNDLSRGINCDILVCGNDLEAKKKVMALIEKMGTKAYNAGLAESARCIEALTPILIRLNISKEVPFSHAGVRICPPDGH, from the coding sequence ATGAATAACTCTACAAATAAAGTCGCCATTATTGGCGGAACCGGCCCGCAAGGGAAAGGCTTGGCGTTACGTCTTGCGCAAGCGGGCGTGAGTGTGGTGTTGGGCTCTCGAGATCCAGTGAAAGCAGAAGATACCGCTAAAGAATTAGTGGCTTTGTTAGCGGACAAAAATTGTCAGGCCGACATTAGTGGCTTATCGATGGAAGACGCGGCTAAGGCGGCCAGTGAACTGGTGATCTTGTCTGTTCCTTACAGCGGCCACGATACCACTTTAAAAGCATTAACCCCTTTATTAACCGGTAAGGTGTTGGTGGATATCGTTGTGCCGCTGGCGCCTGGCAACCCTAAAGCCGTAGTGATGCCGGAAGCCGGCTCGGTAACAGAATCGGCTCAGTTGTTATTGGGTGAGGAGATCCCTGTTGTTGGCGCATTACATAATGTATCAGCGGTGACATTGAACGATTTATCTCGTGGCATCAACTGCGACATTTTAGTGTGTGGTAATGACCTTGAGGCGAAGAAAAAAGTGATGGCGTTAATCGAAAAAATGGGAACCAAAGCTTATAACGCAGGACTTGCGGAAAGCGCCCGTTGTATCGAAGCCTTAACGCCAATTTTGATTCGTTTGAATATTTCGAAAGAGGTGCCTTTTTCGCACGCGGGAGTTCGTATCTGCCCACCAGATGGACACTAG
- the cofC gene encoding 2-phospho-L-lactate guanylyltransferase yields the protein MTQYSAQYSPNVYQLIDKLCVVIPMKSPKRSKQRLVGSLSNAARESLSLTLFENTLAFFQQHFPMLDVLVVSESLEVLSLAQSYKANTLFDDGEKGLNGALDFACDWVKKSGYQSQLIIPSDIAALDPEEILTLMEAAHDASVVMAVAKDGGTNALLTSPPDAITFEYGQDSASVHRADAINNRLICRSLHLANLALDIDQSEDLETAVTRQPERFNAWRDSGSSLMKKAFIKERHYA from the coding sequence ATGACACAGTACTCAGCACAATATTCGCCAAACGTTTATCAATTAATCGATAAGCTTTGCGTGGTGATTCCAATGAAATCCCCTAAGCGTTCTAAACAAAGGTTAGTGGGGAGTTTGTCGAATGCTGCCCGCGAAAGTTTGTCGCTGACATTGTTTGAAAACACCTTGGCGTTTTTTCAGCAACATTTCCCCATGTTAGATGTGCTGGTGGTAAGCGAATCCCTTGAGGTACTTTCTCTTGCCCAGTCTTATAAAGCTAATACTTTGTTCGATGATGGCGAAAAGGGGCTAAATGGTGCGCTGGATTTTGCCTGTGATTGGGTAAAAAAATCTGGATACCAGAGTCAACTTATCATCCCTAGTGATATTGCGGCGTTGGATCCAGAGGAAATCCTCACCTTGATGGAGGCGGCTCATGATGCCTCTGTGGTGATGGCCGTTGCCAAGGATGGTGGTACAAATGCCTTACTCACTTCGCCACCCGATGCGATTACGTTTGAATATGGTCAAGATTCCGCATCCGTTCATAGAGCAGATGCGATCAATAATCGACTGATTTGCCGTAGTTTACATCTGGCTAATCTCGCCTTAGATATTGATCAAAGTGAAGATCTAGAAACCGCTGTAACTCGTCAACCTGAACGCTTTAACGCGTGGCGTGACTCAGGTTCCTCATTGATGAAAAAAGCCTTCATTAAGGAGCGTCATTATGCCTGA
- a CDS encoding transporter substrate-binding domain-containing protein codes for MVSLLSRLMVIAAVSISSFSFADSLPDLKGRTILAVTENAYTPLNFVDPATGQGIGWEYDAMNEIGKRLNAKIEWHLSSWDTMIQAVKQGQYDVGMDGITINKERAEQIDFTIPYMTSQQFMLVRADEDRFDDAKSFAANPDLQFGAQAGTTNFYVAVYDVLDGNEDNPRITLLETFGASVQALKSGDVDSVLMDAASARGYIGANPGAFKIVGGPLGSEDFGFILTPGSDLLAPINAAIKSMKDDGTLEALNKKWFFDYNQ; via the coding sequence ATGGTGTCTTTGTTATCTCGTTTGATGGTTATCGCTGCGGTTTCGATTAGCAGCTTCAGCTTTGCAGACAGCTTACCTGACCTTAAAGGTCGTACAATTTTGGCTGTCACCGAAAACGCCTACACGCCACTTAACTTTGTCGACCCAGCCACAGGCCAAGGTATTGGTTGGGAATACGATGCCATGAACGAAATTGGCAAACGCTTAAATGCCAAAATCGAGTGGCACTTAAGCAGCTGGGACACCATGATCCAAGCCGTTAAACAAGGCCAGTACGATGTTGGTATGGATGGCATCACGATCAATAAAGAACGTGCTGAGCAAATCGACTTCACCATTCCTTATATGACGTCTCAACAGTTCATGCTGGTTCGCGCCGATGAAGATCGTTTTGATGATGCTAAATCTTTTGCGGCCAATCCAGATTTACAATTTGGCGCCCAAGCCGGAACAACAAACTTTTATGTCGCCGTATACGATGTATTAGATGGTAACGAAGATAACCCTCGCATTACCTTATTGGAAACCTTTGGCGCTTCCGTTCAAGCATTAAAATCTGGCGATGTGGATAGCGTATTAATGGATGCGGCGTCCGCTCGCGGTTATATTGGCGCCAATCCTGGGGCATTTAAAATAGTCGGCGGTCCATTGGGCTCAGAAGATTTTGGCTTCATACTAACGCCAGGATCAGATCTTTTAGCGCCAATCAACGCGGCAATAAAAAGTATGAAAGATGATGGCACCTTAGAAGCATTAAATAAAAAATGGTTTTTTGACTATAACCAGTAA
- a CDS encoding amino acid ABC transporter permease, with amino-acid sequence MPFKKTVERTPWWLVTIIIIALVLLWNMVADESYQRIAGALSAGLLTTIGVTFTAFILASLLGLLIALAGFSRYRLLREFARFYVEIFRGIPVLVLLFYIAFVGAPEMVKLYNWALQMPIEAGWIEKARTRDFSLLWRAIIALAISYSAFIAEVFRAGIQEVGKGQIEAAKALGLSNWHRFRLITLPQAMRKILPPLGNDLVAMIKDSALVSVLGVQDITQLGKVFSSSTFQFFETYNVVAFMYLVLTLSLSLMIRAFEAHLRRNDHH; translated from the coding sequence ATGCCCTTTAAAAAAACCGTAGAACGCACACCTTGGTGGCTTGTCACCATCATCATTATCGCTCTGGTTCTATTATGGAACATGGTGGCTGATGAAAGTTACCAACGTATCGCGGGGGCCTTAAGTGCAGGATTGCTGACCACCATCGGCGTCACCTTCACGGCATTCATATTAGCCAGCTTACTTGGGTTATTAATCGCACTGGCTGGATTTTCGCGTTATCGCCTTCTTCGCGAATTCGCCCGTTTTTATGTAGAAATCTTCCGCGGTATTCCAGTGCTCGTTCTACTGTTCTACATCGCCTTTGTCGGCGCACCGGAAATGGTAAAACTCTACAACTGGGCATTACAAATGCCGATCGAAGCGGGCTGGATAGAAAAAGCCCGCACAAGAGATTTTTCCCTACTGTGGCGCGCTATTATCGCCCTAGCCATCAGCTACAGCGCTTTTATTGCCGAGGTCTTCCGCGCCGGTATTCAAGAAGTAGGCAAAGGACAAATAGAAGCCGCAAAAGCATTAGGCTTATCCAACTGGCACCGCTTCCGCCTTATCACCCTGCCCCAAGCCATGCGCAAAATCTTACCGCCCCTTGGCAACGACCTCGTCGCCATGATCAAAGACTCCGCACTCGTCTCAGTATTAGGTGTACAAGACATTACCCAACTTGGCAAAGTATTCAGCTCCTCCACCTTCCAATTCTTCGAAACCTACAACGTCGTCGCTTTCATGTACCTTGTACTTACACTCAGCTTATCGCTGATGATACGCGCCTTTGAAGCGCATCTAAGACGCAATGATCATCATTGA
- a CDS encoding TIGR03842 family LLM class F420-dependent oxidoreductase — MEFGITFKGFVSPDRARNLVRQAEEAGFTYCWFYDSHILWRESFVAMAMCMEHTKNMRFGPCVTNPNIRDWSLSASLYASLAHQSNGRFDIGLGRGDSSMRVMGKKPATLARLAEFTTKVKAMVRGEEVEYGECPEPVKLPWATGYELPVWIGAYGPKALATAGEVGDGLILQIGDPDLVKWFKDQSIAAGEAAGRDMSNFKVQAAAPAYFGDMDYCIEHTKWFPAMVGNHVADIVEKYGSDSGLVPKSLTDYIEKRRGYDYSKHGQSDNPFLDFITEDIVKSFCVLGTPEEHIAKIKDLEAAGTTQFNIYLDSGDEEEIIAKYGREIIPVFNG, encoded by the coding sequence ATGGAATTTGGCATTACGTTTAAAGGCTTCGTCAGCCCAGATCGCGCACGAAATCTTGTTCGTCAGGCGGAGGAAGCGGGTTTTACTTACTGTTGGTTTTACGATTCTCATATACTTTGGCGTGAATCATTCGTGGCCATGGCCATGTGTATGGAACACACCAAGAATATGCGATTCGGTCCATGCGTGACCAACCCAAATATTCGTGACTGGTCTTTGTCTGCCAGCTTGTATGCGAGCTTGGCACATCAAAGTAATGGACGTTTTGACATTGGACTAGGTCGTGGTGACTCCTCTATGCGAGTTATGGGAAAAAAACCAGCGACTTTGGCGCGACTTGCTGAATTCACCACCAAGGTAAAAGCCATGGTGCGTGGCGAAGAAGTGGAATATGGCGAATGTCCTGAGCCCGTAAAATTGCCTTGGGCGACGGGCTATGAATTGCCGGTTTGGATTGGTGCTTATGGCCCGAAAGCTTTAGCTACTGCTGGGGAAGTCGGTGATGGTTTAATTTTGCAAATCGGTGATCCAGACTTGGTGAAATGGTTTAAAGATCAATCCATTGCCGCAGGTGAAGCGGCGGGTCGTGATATGTCTAATTTTAAGGTTCAAGCTGCGGCGCCTGCTTACTTTGGAGATATGGATTATTGTATTGAGCATACCAAATGGTTCCCTGCCATGGTGGGGAATCATGTGGCCGATATCGTAGAAAAATACGGCAGCGACTCTGGTTTAGTGCCAAAAAGTTTAACGGATTACATCGAAAAACGCCGTGGTTATGATTATTCGAAACATGGTCAAAGCGACAACCCATTCTTGGACTTTATCACTGAAGATATTGTTAAAAGCTTCTGTGTATTGGGGACACCGGAAGAGCACATTGCCAAGATCAAAGATCTAGAAGCGGCGGGAACCACGCAATTCAACATCTACCTAGACAGCGGCGATGAAGAAGAAATTATCGCCAAATATGGCAGAGAGATTATCCCTGTGTTTAATGGCTAA
- the rimI gene encoding ribosomal protein S18-alanine N-acetyltransferase → MIPSLSIRLANESDLLFLIQLDALSNPYPWGEGLLEEALQTRQNWVVELGDATQKSIVGWLTASVVLDQSELELIVIDSSVRRQGLARQLMIAWLNASKQQGVNELLLEVRESNVGAIALYESLGFTQVGCRKNYYQTEQGFEAACLFTLSIL, encoded by the coding sequence ATGATTCCTTCTCTTTCTATTCGTCTGGCTAATGAGTCAGATTTACTTTTTCTTATTCAACTTGATGCTTTATCTAACCCTTATCCATGGGGTGAAGGTTTGCTCGAAGAAGCCTTACAGACACGTCAAAATTGGGTCGTTGAATTGGGTGATGCCACGCAAAAATCCATAGTGGGTTGGTTAACGGCATCGGTGGTGCTTGATCAATCCGAATTAGAATTAATTGTGATTGATTCTTCTGTGCGTAGACAGGGGCTAGCCAGACAGTTGATGATAGCTTGGTTGAATGCTTCAAAGCAGCAAGGTGTGAATGAGTTATTGCTGGAAGTACGAGAATCTAATGTTGGGGCGATTGCCTTGTATGAATCCTTAGGGTTTACGCAGGTCGGTTGTCGTAAAAACTATTATCAAACAGAGCAGGGTTTTGAAGCCGCGTGTCTGTTTACGTTAAGTATTCTCTAA
- the cofD gene encoding 2-phospho-L-lactate transferase, whose protein sequence is MTGLNITLLAGGVGGAKAAEGLAKSQYANSTKIIGNIADDDEFHGLWVSPDIDTLIYSLGDQIDRQQGWGRKNETHQVLTELKALGQDTWMTLGDLDLATHIYRTNLKHQGVSASEITQLLAKRHGVSVPILLPTNDVVQTRVKTPQGWLSFQEFFVREHCQSDVLDIEYQGIANAKPTPEALEQIANSDLIIIAPSNPIVSIGAILAVPEIQQAVEKSGAYVIAISPLIGGRTVKGPADKMLESAGKSIDSTGIYDCYRSFLHGMVIDDVDQQDSAWLQEQGLDVLMTPTLMKTPEEKTALLTQVVEFALSYKKQRAA, encoded by the coding sequence ATGACAGGTTTAAATATCACATTGCTAGCGGGCGGCGTGGGTGGTGCGAAAGCCGCCGAAGGCTTGGCGAAAAGTCAGTACGCTAACTCGACGAAGATCATTGGCAATATTGCCGATGATGATGAATTTCATGGTCTTTGGGTGTCACCAGATATCGATACGCTGATTTATTCTTTGGGCGATCAAATAGATCGTCAACAAGGTTGGGGGCGCAAGAACGAAACGCACCAAGTGCTGACAGAGTTGAAAGCATTAGGGCAAGACACTTGGATGACCTTGGGAGATTTGGATTTAGCCACGCATATTTACCGTACGAATTTAAAACACCAAGGCGTCAGCGCCAGTGAGATTACTCAACTCTTGGCGAAGCGTCATGGTGTCAGTGTGCCTATTTTGTTGCCGACCAACGATGTAGTGCAAACCCGAGTGAAGACACCCCAAGGCTGGTTGTCTTTCCAAGAATTCTTTGTGCGCGAGCATTGTCAGTCCGACGTGCTAGATATTGAATATCAAGGTATCGCAAACGCCAAGCCGACTCCTGAAGCCTTAGAGCAAATTGCTAACAGCGATCTGATTATCATCGCGCCGAGCAATCCTATCGTCAGTATTGGTGCCATTCTCGCGGTGCCAGAAATTCAGCAAGCGGTGGAAAAAAGCGGCGCTTATGTGATTGCCATTTCGCCCTTAATTGGTGGCAGAACGGTAAAAGGCCCTGCGGATAAAATGCTTGAAAGTGCAGGGAAAAGCATTGATTCAACGGGAATCTATGATTGTTATCGCTCTTTTTTGCATGGAATGGTGATTGATGATGTTGATCAGCAAGACTCGGCATGGTTGCAAGAGCAAGGTTTGGATGTGCTGATGACGCCCACGTTGATGAAAACGCCTGAGGAAAAAACTGCCTTGCTCACTCAAGTGGTTGAGTTCGCCTTGTCTTATAAAAAGCAGAGGGCGGCCTAA
- the cofE gene encoding coenzyme F420-0:L-glutamate ligase, whose amino-acid sequence MPDSMSMFRVMGLPNFQQGDDLAQIIIDTLSAQNQTLTAGDILVIAHKVVSKSEGACAYLEEITPSEEAVELARTVNKDPRKVEVILSQSNRIVRAMKRPDQEEGVLIAEHKNGYICANAAVDESNADHPGQLILLPEDPDKSARHLCQRLEAHFGCDLGVVISDTFGRPWRLGQTNVAIGLANVPGMMHMLGEEDAFGRPLSVTAPAFADELAAASGLLMEKSAKSPVIVFRGLCWPKTDSSSRDLIRAHSEDLFR is encoded by the coding sequence ATGCCTGACTCTATGAGTATGTTTCGTGTGATGGGCTTGCCGAATTTTCAACAGGGAGACGATTTAGCGCAAATTATTATTGATACCTTAAGCGCACAAAATCAAACCTTAACCGCTGGCGATATTTTAGTGATTGCCCATAAAGTGGTGTCTAAAAGCGAAGGGGCTTGTGCGTATTTAGAAGAGATTACGCCCAGTGAGGAAGCGGTCGAACTGGCAAGAACGGTTAATAAAGATCCGCGAAAAGTGGAAGTCATTCTTTCTCAATCCAATCGTATTGTTCGTGCGATGAAGCGGCCAGATCAAGAAGAGGGCGTGTTAATTGCCGAGCATAAAAATGGCTACATCTGTGCGAATGCGGCAGTGGATGAGTCCAATGCCGACCATCCCGGTCAACTGATTTTATTACCCGAAGACCCAGACAAAAGCGCCCGACATCTTTGCCAAAGATTAGAAGCGCATTTTGGCTGCGATTTGGGTGTAGTGATCAGCGATACCTTTGGTCGTCCTTGGCGATTGGGCCAAACCAATGTGGCTATTGGTTTGGCAAATGTGCCGGGGATGATGCATATGTTGGGTGAAGAAGACGCCTTTGGAAGACCTTTAAGTGTGACCGCGCCAGCTTTTGCGGATGAATTAGCGGCGGCGTCAGGCTTATTGATGGAGAAAAGCGCTAAATCTCCAGTGATTGTGTTTCGTGGCCTCTGTTGGCCAAAAACCGACAGTTCAAGTCGAGACCTTATTCGAGCTCACAGTGAAGATCTCTTTAGATGA